Genomic DNA from Paenibacillus sp. MBLB1832:
ACGATTATAGGAGACATCAGCTCCAATTTCTAACGATTTGCGCACACGGAAATCATGCACATCGACAGTTAACACTTTGTGTGCTGTAAGCTTTGCCGTTGCCGTTGCCGTTAGCCCCAGTGGACCTTGACCTACAATAAGTACCGTTTCATGAGGTTTAATCTGTGCGGGATGAACAGCCGATACATAAGCTCCGTGGAACATTTCAACGAGAGAACGGATTCGCACCGGAATAGATTCTGGTACTCGGACCCAGAGGTCATCTGTGGGTCTTACGACAGTAAACTCGGTGAAAGCCCCTCGAGGTGTATATAAGGCAATAATTTCACCAAGTCGAATATCTTTCACATCTGAGCCCAACTCAACAACTTCGCCAGCCACCTCATGACCCAGAATTTGCGGGTAGAAATCATGATATCCATCAAAATCACCATGATAAATATGATTGTCCGTAGCATTACAAATGGAGGCAACTTGAACCTTCAGTAACACCTCATCACTTTTAATTGTTGGTATTTCGATCTCCTTCACTTTAAGAACACCTGGTTGTTCAAGAATTGCTGCTTTCATTTCGTTACCTACCCTTCATTGTTTTTTTTAGAAATATCCTCGTTCTCTTACATAGGCAGTTTCCACTTGCAAATAATGCTCGGCCAATTCAGGCTTTGTGTGCGGCTCAATGATACAAAAGCCGGTGTATCCATCCTTCTCCAACCGTGCCAGGACACCATCCATGTTAACAGTTCCTTCAGGAAGCGGAGGATAGTAGATATAGTTAGGCGCAAGGGATCCTGTCATGACAGCACCTTTACTTTTCTCGGAATGTCCTAGCTCAGGTCTGTATACACATCCATTTTTCAGATGCACATAGGCGATATATGGCTTGAGCAAATCATACGCATAAGGGAAACTCTCTTGCCCTGCCTGGTAATAATTCGTGGCATCGAACGTGGTCTTGAAATTCGGTGAATCCATCGCTTGAAGGATATGCAGCATACCCTCTGGGGTCTGCGTGGCATCGTGGGCTTCATTCTCCAAACAAAGAATGATGCCTTCCTTTTCCGCAAAGCGTGTGGCTGGTGTCACAGCCTTCTTGATTCGCTCCAAATCGGGGGAAATCTCTAGTGACAGGTTATAGCAATAGTGGTTGACATACTGTGCCCCCAACGTTTTGGCAACTTCTACCGCATAAAGTAATGCGGCCGCATACTTATCTAGGTCGGCTGAAATGACTTTATGAAAAGCCGCTGACATAGACACAGCACTTACCTTAAATCCATATTCATCGAGCAGTTTTTTGGCTGCTGGAATATCTCGTCCTTCATACGCATCTGGACATACATCCTCTTCTAGCGGTGTGATGTTCCCTGGCCAAATCTCAATCGTATCTATCCCATACTTGCTAATTGTCTTTAGTGTATGCTCCAAATTTAATGTTCCCGCGAAAACCTGCCCGGAAATAGCCAACTTCATATACGTCCCCCTACTGTATGTCTACTAGAATCTTCAAATTTGTCTCTGGATGATTCATGACAAGTTCTAGTCCATCCATTACATGATCCAAGCTCACCCTACCGCTAATTAGCGGCGCCAATTTTAATTTCCCTTCCACTGCATAGTCGACTGCCTTCTGGAAATAAAGTCGAACAAGCTGCATATCATTGACAGGCCCGCGCATAATAACTTGTTTTTTTTGAAAATCGAAAATATCGATCATTCTTCCTTGCTGCGGATGACCATAAGAAATGAGCGTTCCACCTTGCCGAATTACAGCTATGGCATCATTGAGGGTTGGTGAGCCTGGAAGCAAATCGTCCGCATAGGCATCAATCACAACATCCATTTCTCCGAATTGGTTGATCACAGCTTCCCTTACGGAACAAGCCCCATTATCAAATACGCCATCGCACCCGAGTTGTAACCCAAGCTCTCTCCTCATGCCATATAGGTCCCAACCGATCACTGTACTGGCTCCCAAATTCTTAGCCAGCTGTGACATAATAAGTCCGCTTGGTCCGAGTCCTACAATCAGGACTTTATCACCTGCCTTTATCTTTGCCGCCTCGACAGCTCTGATGGCTGCGCCAGCAAGCTCAAATAAAGGCCCTTCATCGTCACTAATCGTTTCCGGCAGTTTGACCATGGCCACATGTTCAGGAGTGACACTCACATATTCAGCGAACGCACCAACCGTAAACCACCAAGCAACGCGATCACCGATCTGGAATTGTGTCACCTGGTCACCGCAGGCAACAATCGTCCCACAAGCCTCATGACCGAATACAATGGGGAAGGTTTCCCAATGAGCTCCAGCAAGAATAGCTGGATCAGATCCATTGCAAATACACGAAGTCTTTAGTTCGATGAGTACCTCTTTACTTCCACAAGAAGGAATCGGTATTTGTTCCAGTTTTAGTTCACCTGGTTTATGTAAGACTAACGCTCTCATACTGTGCGCCCTCCTTCAGATGTTTAAACTAATCAATTGTGATATAATTAATAGTAACCCCTATATACATCAATTTAAATGAATTAATCATTCTACCTTTTAAACTTTTCAGTTGTAAGCTGTTTCAGATAAATGAAAAGGAGATAACGTCCAAATGCTATTTACTCCTAACATTACCTTAATTGGCATCGATACCCCCCATCAGACGGATTTCATCATTGATCGGCCTCATGGTGAAGGTTGTTTTGTGTTAATGTGTTTTTCCACACCTTTCTTCACCCGTACACTTACAGGTATGGAGTTCGGTGAGCCCGGCGACTGCTTACTGCACGATCCTTTGTTTGCTCAGTATCATGGAACTCCAGAAGGACAAAAGGAAGGATTTCGTAATGATTGGATACATATGGAAGGCACAGGGATCAAAGAACTTGCGAACCAATTTGGAGTTCCGCTCAATATCCTCATTCGAACTGGCGAAAAACATCTGTTATCCGCTTATTTCCGCGCGATTGAATCGGAACTTGCTCATAAAAAACCTTTTTGGCAACAAAAAATTGGCATTCTTATTCAAGACGTCATGTGCCTGATTGGACGACAGCACATGATGAAGATCGAACTAGAGCAATATACGCCCTCTGAAAGGGAATTTAAACAGAAGTTTATAGAGGCAAGAGCAACGATTCACGAACAATTTGCACAGGATTGGACGGTAGAACGGATGGCGAATCTGGTACGGTTAAGTGCGGAACGTTTTACCGTGCTATATCAAACCTTTTTCCATACGAGTCCTAAAGAGGACCTTATCGCCAGAAGACTGGAAGAATCTAAAGTACGATTAATTAACAGTCATGACAGTATTGAAAAGATTAGTCTTGAGTGCGGCTTTAACAGTATTTATTATTTTTCGAGGATATTCAAAAAGAGAGTTGGCTGTCCTCCTGGTTATTATAGAAATAGAACGAATTGAAACAAGACCGTAACCCCTATGCTAAGGAGTTACGGTCTTGACGTTTACTTCGCGTTATCAATAATTTTCTGTACTTGCTGTGTCATCTCTTGTGGTGTTTTTCCTAATAGGGTCCCCATAAGGGCATCCTTGGAGGCATTCTCAATTGCGGATAAAGGATCATAGGAGAAGGTATCTAATCCAGGCGTCTTGATCGTTCCACCTGATTGAATAATGCTCTTCGTCAAATCATCCAATTTGCTTGTGTCCGCATCTTTAATTGCAGGCAGGCGAGAATACTTATCCAGCAGTGATTGCTGCACATTTTTGCTTGTAAGATACTTGACGAATGCGATAGCCATAGCTTTCTCGTCGTCCTTCATTTTGCCATTTAACACAAATTGAGCTAGGTAATTAACACCATGATCCTTGAATTCAGGATGCTCTTTAAAATAAGGGAACGGGAATGCTTTCACTTTCAGATCCTTAGGAATGTCCCCAATACGCCATGTCCCATCCAGCGTCATCGCAGCCTTCCCTGTGTAGAACAAAGCTTTTTCAGAATCGTAATTAACACCTTCGAAATTCTCCTCAAACGCGCCAGCATTTTTCAGATCCAAGACCTTCTGGAATGTCTCCACTACAGCCGGGTCCGTCCATTTGGCTTGTCGAAGTCCAATTTTCTGTGCCAACTCGACGCCTGCAAGCTTATAGAAGATGGACGTATGGATGTGACCGACTCGCCAGCTATCCTTTCCTCCAAGTGCCCAAGGTGTGATGCCGGCTGCTTTGAGTTTGCCGATTGCGGCGAGCAGATCATCCCAGGTGACGGGCGGTGTCGTAATTCCTGCTTTCTCAAAGAGAGCGGGATTATAGTAAATAGGTTCATAGTTTATCGACCAAGGAATGGAGTAAATTCCTTTCTGCCCCGCAGCCGTTAAATCAAATGGCGATGTAATCCCAGGTAATAAGTTGCTCGCCCACTCTTTATCTTCCAGCAATGGTGTAATATCCATAATCGTTCCTGACTTCGCATAATTCAAAAGGCTTACTGCACCTGCAAAAGAAAAAATATCAGGCGTTGAGCCAGAAGCAATCGACGCTTTCAACTTGCTGTTATACGAAGCTTCGTCTGCAACGGAGTCGTCCTGGATCTTAACGTTCGGATGCAAAGCGGTAAACCCTTTGATTGCCTCGGCAATAAATTTGGCCGATGGTGTATCACCGGATTCCCTGGTCATAAGGGTTACGGTCACAGGTTTGGCACTAGGCGATGATGCTCCAGTCTTTGTTGCTGGTGTTGATTCAGACTTCGTACTGGAACAGCCGGATACAAGTAATGCTGTGGTTAGAACGCTTACAATTGTGCTTGAAATCAATTTGCTAGTTTTCTTCATACGTTGTTGGCCTCCTCTTATTTTCTACATCTTTTATGGTACAGGAAGCCAACGGGATCCTGAATGGATTTCTTTTCACATAATTAGTAATATTTTTCTCAATGTACACTATAATTTTTCGGTGAAATACCGAATCTTTTTTTAAAGCATTTACTGAAATAATAGGCATCCATGTAGCCAACGTTTAGCGCAATATCTTGGATGCTGGTCTCGCCATGCAGATCGATAAGTTCCTTGGCCTTTTTTAAGCGAATTTCCGTTATATATTCGGTCATGCCTACACCCATTTCTTTTTTGAAAATGGTACTCATATAAGCAGAACTAATACTTACATAAGATGAGATTTCCTCCAAAGAAAGGTCACTCTTCGCATAGTGCTGCTCAATGTATTCCCTTGCTCGATCAATAAATACTGTATTTTTTGAACGATTATGTGTGGAATGCTGGACGACTGCCTCAACCAACATCAATAAGGTTAGTCTAATATCTTCTATCGTTTCTCGACTTCGGATAAAAGTAAAATAATCATGATGGCAGGAAAACAAGTCAGGAAGCATGACTTGATTCTCAGCGACTACCTTCATGATGGCCATCAGGATATCCAGTGAGATTTGTTTAACCACTTCTTTCGACAAGGCATCCCCCACCATCTGTGAGAACACATCGTCAATCTGATTGTGGCATAGATCGTTTCGTCCCATTTTGATAGCAATAATAAAGGCTTCCTTATTAAACATGAGTGGAGCATCGACAATAGAATTACTTGAAAACACGGGACTTACATAGGCATCCAATACCTGATTGGCTCCCATGGTAAATTTGTTCTCCAACGCTAAGAGCGCATCTTGGTAGGAGCGGTGTATCTGTTCATACCCCTCGTAGCGAAGACCAATTCCGATGGTAACGGTATATTTCAGATAGAATTTCACTTTGTTAAGCACTTCTTCGCAGACTTGTTTTAAACGTGTTTCATCCTTGTTATTTATCACATAAACAATATGGTTTAGGCTTCCTATATGCGAAACATACGTGAATTGCTTCCCGAAAATTTCATCTGCCACATTTTTCGTAGCAAATTGCCACAATCGTCTTTCCTTTTCGTTCATCCACTTATACGTCATATAGTCAATTTCAATGACAATAACCTGCAGCTGCACAGGATCCAGATCTATCTGATAAGTTTGTAAAGACTCTTCAATCTGTTCCTTAGAGAAATGGTTTGCGTTTTGGAGGATCGATGCTAGGAACGCACTCTTGTGCATCTCGAATCCTGACTTGACCTTATCCTCCAAGTTATGTATATAATGTCTTTTCTCTATTTCTGCCTTTACTTTTCTCAAGCAGCCCTGCAGCTCCTCGGGGTCAATAGGCTTCAGCATATAGTTGGATACACCTAGTTCTAAAGCCGTCTTAGCGTATTCGAATTCACTGTAACCTGTAATAATGATAATTTGCTTATTCGGATACTTTTCCTTTACAAGTCGTGTTAACTGCATGCCATCCATGATGGGAATATTAATATCTACAAGCAGTAACTGAGCTTTGGAATTTTCCAGAAGCAGCAGCGCCTCCTCACCATCTTCCGCTTCTTCCACAATCTCGAATCCGCAGCCGTTCCAATCGATAGAGGCTTTGATCAATTCACGTATTAAATACTCATCTTCCACCAGAAGTATAGGGATCATTGACCTCACCTCTTGAAATTAGTTGATTAGAACTCACTAAGAGTTTAGGGAGTAAAATATCCACACGTGCTCCGCCCGCTGGTTCGTTGCTTAAGTATAGCCCGAATTCCGTTCCGCAAAACAGTTGAATTCGTTCATTCACGTTCGGCAATCCAAAGCCTTTTAGCGTATTCATTGTTGTGGATTCCTGCGTGAGAATTTTGGATATTTCCTCTGGATTAAAACCGTTGGCATCATCAATGACAGAAATTTTGACTTTATTATCAATCATGCTGCCTCTTATTGTAATCAAACCGGGGCCTCGTTTGTTGCGGATGCCATGGTATATCGCATTTTCAACCAAAGGCTGCAGCGATAATTTGAGAATTGAGAAGTCCATAATGGCCTCGTCGATCTCCATGATAACCTCAAATTTGCCCTTATACCGAATTTGAAGAATCGTCAGGTAGTAGTGCACAATTTCAATTTCTTCTCTAATAGAGATGACTTCTTTCCCCTTGTTCAACACGGTTTTGTAGAACATCGATAACGATTTAAGCATGACAATGGCTTGGCTTTCCTGCTTAAGCTGTATGAGCGAACAGATACTCTCGAGTGTGTTATATAGAAAATGCGGCTTGATTTGGGACTGTAATAAATGAAGTTCCAGATCACGTTTCTCACGTTGCTTCGCATAAACTTCGTCAATAAGCTCTGAAATCCGCCCCACCATCGTATTATAGGTGAGAGCGATCCTTCCAATTTCATCACGGCTGCCTACATGAAGTTGATTCTTGAAATTGCCCAACCCCGTCTCCAGCATGGATCGATTTAACTTTAAGATAGGGGTCGTGATGGAACGGGAAATAAAGCTAGAGATCAAGATTTGAAATAGCAAGCCCAATAGGCCTATCCACAGAATTTGATTGCTTAGACCGTTCGTATCTCTAATAAAATCATGGTAAGGAACCGTACCAATCACATACCAGGATAAATACGTCATTGGGCTGGAGATGATGAGGTATTTCTGACCGTTCTTTTTAAATACTTTACCTTGCCTATTATTCGCTTGCAGCCAGTTGAATTCCTCCGTTTGTGCAATGCTGTGAGATAGCTCCAGCCTATCAGAGGAGGAAACAATGGTACCAGTTTGATTAACAACGAAGAGGTGGCCGGTGTCTCCAATCTTTACGTCCGCATATAAGCTAGCAATAATCGATTCCTTGATATTTAATTTGATATAACCGAAAAGCTCACCTGTCATATAGTCGTAAATCTCGCGCAGAGCATATATGGAAGCTTGACCAGGATTACTCTCTTCATTCGGTTGATAGACCCAAAGCACCTTACCGTACTCAAGTTTCAAACTTTTAAAAAAATCACTCCGGATAAAATTACGATTAGCATCAACCGTTATATTCCTTGATGTGACGATGGATTGATCAAGACCATACAACTCGATGGAAGAGATATTCGTCCCTTTACTCACCAAATTATCGAACAAAGATCCAATGACCATTTGTTGGCGATAGCGTTCATTGGCATCCATCTGGGCATAATTTTTCAGAAAATCCTGTACCTGACTGTTTGACACGATCGTTCTCGAAAGCTCTTCGTCATGTTCCACTAAAGGAACCATGCTTTTAGTGATCAGATCGAGACTCTGGATGGAACTTGAAATCTTATTTTTAATAACCGAGTCCGATGAGATTCTGCTAAAGACGACAATGAGGATCAACAGAGGGATAAAAATCACATTGGCAACGTACATTTTGCGTCGAATGGATAAATTAAGGTACCAGGCTCGGATTGTCATCAAGTTCCCCTCACATCGAATAATAACCTTTTATACCTATTGTAAAGGTTATCCTTTCACTGCACCAGCTGTTAATCCTGACTGTACCTTTTCTTGTGCAGCCATATAAACTGCTAAGGGAGGCACGATAGATATCACCATTGCTGCCATCAAAGCACCATATTCCGTGCCGTATTGACCTTTAAATGAAAGTAGACCTAATGAAATGCTCTGGAGATTGGGCTTATGTATGAAAATTAAAGGAATAAGCAAATCGTTCCATGATTGCAGAAAGACAAAAATACTTACCGTAGCGATGGCAGGTGTAGATAATGGAATGATAATCGTAGAGAAAATGGTCAGAATGCCAGCTCCGTCCATAATACCGGACTCCTCTAGCGTGGTAGGAATTTGAGACATAAACCCTGTTAGAATAAAAATGGCAATGGGTAAATTCGTTGTCACGAATAATAAAACGATGACCAAATAGTTATCCGTCCATTGCAATTTGCCAATGATATAGGTGAGCGGCAGAATGGTTGATTGAATAGGAATCATCATTCCGATTAAAAAGTACACATAGATCAAAGATTTGATTCTAAAACGGAATCGGGACAAAATGTATGCGCCCATACTGGATACAAGCAGGCAAAGGACAACCGTACCGGTTGACAGGAGCATACTATTTCGAAAATCAAGACCAATTTTGGCCACTTGCCAGGCTTGTAGATAGTTTTCGAATTTAAACAAAGTCGGCAGGGCAAAGGGGCTCGAAAAGATCTCTGTATTCCCTTTCATCGATGACGCTATAGGAAAATAGATCGGATACAGAAAAATGGCCGTTGTACATAGAAAAAATATATAAATCGCGAGTGTATAAATTCGTTTCATCCTTTTCTCCTTTCAACAACAGCTGCGTTTAGTATTCAAGTGTATCTCGTTGAAGAATCTTCAAGCTGAGGATGGTTATCGAAATACTAAGCAAAAAAATGAGTATGGATATCGC
This window encodes:
- a CDS encoding zinc-dependent alcohol dehydrogenase gives rise to the protein MKAAILEQPGVLKVKEIEIPTIKSDEVLLKVQVASICNATDNHIYHGDFDGYHDFYPQILGHEVAGEVVELGSDVKDIRLGEIIALYTPRGAFTEFTVVRPTDDLWVRVPESIPVRIRSLVEMFHGAYVSAVHPAQIKPHETVLIVGQGPLGLTATATAKLTAHKVLTVDVHDFRVRKSLEIGADVSYNRSVMTTEDIVAAVLKETDGKGADVVVMCISEDRSTERDAFDMAVKALKRKGRITGLFVDAKGIENNHRLNPRLLLRKEATFAHTLNEVYESQADELKAFQFAVDKVAEGKINFDAFVTHEIGFSELEYGLDLCVNHMNEAIKVVLYPNR
- a CDS encoding sensor histidine kinase translates to MTIRAWYLNLSIRRKMYVANVIFIPLLILIVVFSRISSDSVIKNKISSSIQSLDLITKSMVPLVEHDEELSRTIVSNSQVQDFLKNYAQMDANERYRQQMVIGSLFDNLVSKGTNISSIELYGLDQSIVTSRNITVDANRNFIRSDFFKSLKLEYGKVLWVYQPNEESNPGQASIYALREIYDYMTGELFGYIKLNIKESIIASLYADVKIGDTGHLFVVNQTGTIVSSSDRLELSHSIAQTEEFNWLQANNRQGKVFKKNGQKYLIISSPMTYLSWYVIGTVPYHDFIRDTNGLSNQILWIGLLGLLFQILISSFISRSITTPILKLNRSMLETGLGNFKNQLHVGSRDEIGRIALTYNTMVGRISELIDEVYAKQREKRDLELHLLQSQIKPHFLYNTLESICSLIQLKQESQAIVMLKSLSMFYKTVLNKGKEVISIREEIEIVHYYLTILQIRYKGKFEVIMEIDEAIMDFSILKLSLQPLVENAIYHGIRNKRGPGLITIRGSMIDNKVKISVIDDANGFNPEEISKILTQESTTMNTLKGFGLPNVNERIQLFCGTEFGLYLSNEPAGGARVDILLPKLLVSSNQLISRGEVNDPYTSGGR
- a CDS encoding extracellular solute-binding protein, translated to MKKTSKLISSTIVSVLTTALLVSGCSSTKSESTPATKTGASSPSAKPVTVTLMTRESGDTPSAKFIAEAIKGFTALHPNVKIQDDSVADEASYNSKLKASIASGSTPDIFSFAGAVSLLNYAKSGTIMDITPLLEDKEWASNLLPGITSPFDLTAAGQKGIYSIPWSINYEPIYYNPALFEKAGITTPPVTWDDLLAAIGKLKAAGITPWALGGKDSWRVGHIHTSIFYKLAGVELAQKIGLRQAKWTDPAVVETFQKVLDLKNAGAFEENFEGVNYDSEKALFYTGKAAMTLDGTWRIGDIPKDLKVKAFPFPYFKEHPEFKDHGVNYLAQFVLNGKMKDDEKAMAIAFVKYLTSKNVQQSLLDKYSRLPAIKDADTSKLDDLTKSIIQSGGTIKTPGLDTFSYDPLSAIENASKDALMGTLLGKTPQEMTQQVQKIIDNAK
- a CDS encoding carbohydrate ABC transporter permease, with protein sequence MKRIYTLAIYIFFLCTTAIFLYPIYFPIASSMKGNTEIFSSPFALPTLFKFENYLQAWQVAKIGLDFRNSMLLSTGTVVLCLLVSSMGAYILSRFRFRIKSLIYVYFLIGMMIPIQSTILPLTYIIGKLQWTDNYLVIVLLFVTTNLPIAIFILTGFMSQIPTTLEESGIMDGAGILTIFSTIIIPLSTPAIATVSIFVFLQSWNDLLIPLIFIHKPNLQSISLGLLSFKGQYGTEYGALMAAMVISIVPPLAVYMAAQEKVQSGLTAGAVKG
- a CDS encoding response regulator, with amino-acid sequence MIPILLVEDEYLIRELIKASIDWNGCGFEIVEEAEDGEEALLLLENSKAQLLLVDINIPIMDGMQLTRLVKEKYPNKQIIIITGYSEFEYAKTALELGVSNYMLKPIDPEELQGCLRKVKAEIEKRHYIHNLEDKVKSGFEMHKSAFLASILQNANHFSKEQIEESLQTYQIDLDPVQLQVIVIEIDYMTYKWMNEKERRLWQFATKNVADEIFGKQFTYVSHIGSLNHIVYVINNKDETRLKQVCEEVLNKVKFYLKYTVTIGIGLRYEGYEQIHRSYQDALLALENKFTMGANQVLDAYVSPVFSSNSIVDAPLMFNKEAFIIAIKMGRNDLCHNQIDDVFSQMVGDALSKEVVKQISLDILMAIMKVVAENQVMLPDLFSCHHDYFTFIRSRETIEDIRLTLLMLVEAVVQHSTHNRSKNTVFIDRAREYIEQHYAKSDLSLEEISSYVSISSAYMSTIFKKEMGVGMTEYITEIRLKKAKELIDLHGETSIQDIALNVGYMDAYYFSKCFKKRFGISPKNYSVH
- a CDS encoding zinc-dependent alcohol dehydrogenase, whose amino-acid sequence is MRALVLHKPGELKLEQIPIPSCGSKEVLIELKTSCICNGSDPAILAGAHWETFPIVFGHEACGTIVACGDQVTQFQIGDRVAWWFTVGAFAEYVSVTPEHVAMVKLPETISDDEGPLFELAGAAIRAVEAAKIKAGDKVLIVGLGPSGLIMSQLAKNLGASTVIGWDLYGMRRELGLQLGCDGVFDNGACSVREAVINQFGEMDVVIDAYADDLLPGSPTLNDAIAVIRQGGTLISYGHPQQGRMIDIFDFQKKQVIMRGPVNDMQLVRLYFQKAVDYAVEGKLKLAPLISGRVSLDHVMDGLELVMNHPETNLKILVDIQ
- a CDS encoding sugar phosphate isomerase/epimerase family protein gives rise to the protein MKLAISGQVFAGTLNLEHTLKTISKYGIDTIEIWPGNITPLEEDVCPDAYEGRDIPAAKKLLDEYGFKVSAVSMSAAFHKVISADLDKYAAALLYAVEVAKTLGAQYVNHYCYNLSLEISPDLERIKKAVTPATRFAEKEGIILCLENEAHDATQTPEGMLHILQAMDSPNFKTTFDATNYYQAGQESFPYAYDLLKPYIAYVHLKNGCVYRPELGHSEKSKGAVMTGSLAPNYIYYPPLPEGTVNMDGVLARLEKDGYTGFCIIEPHTKPELAEHYLQVETAYVRERGYF
- a CDS encoding helix-turn-helix transcriptional regulator; this encodes MLFTPNITLIGIDTPHQTDFIIDRPHGEGCFVLMCFSTPFFTRTLTGMEFGEPGDCLLHDPLFAQYHGTPEGQKEGFRNDWIHMEGTGIKELANQFGVPLNILIRTGEKHLLSAYFRAIESELAHKKPFWQQKIGILIQDVMCLIGRQHMMKIELEQYTPSEREFKQKFIEARATIHEQFAQDWTVERMANLVRLSAERFTVLYQTFFHTSPKEDLIARRLEESKVRLINSHDSIEKISLECGFNSIYYFSRIFKKRVGCPPGYYRNRTN